Genomic window (Candidatus Eisenbacteria bacterium):
GTCGCGCGTGCGCGAGCGGCGGAGCGCGCGGCGCGGCCGGCCCGCGCCGGCGGGGCGACGCGCGGAGCCGGGCGCCGAATCCGGCGACAAGCGGTACGACCAGCGATACTTCGATCGCTGGTACCGCCGTTCGAAGCTGGGCGTCGGCGCGCGCGAGTTCGTCGCGCGCAAGGTTCGCCTCGCGGTCGCGGCCGCCGAGTACGTCCTCGCGCGGCCGATCCGCACGGTGCTTGACGTGGGCTGCGGCGAGGGCGCGTGGCGACCGATTCTCGCCCGCATGCGCCCGGGCATCGAGTACACGGGCTTCGACTCCAGCGACTACGCGATCCGACGCTTCGGCCGCCGCCGCAACCTGCACCGCGGTTCGCTCGGCGAGATGGGCTTCGTCGGGCTGCGAGGCCAGTACGACCTGGTCGTATGCGCCGACGTGCTGCACTACGTTCGCTCGCCCGAGCTGCGCGCCGGACTCGCGGCGCTGGCGCCGCACGTCGGCGGCGTCGCGTTCATCGAGGCCTTCACGAACTCCGACCAGATCGAGGGCGACCGCGCCGAGCTTCAGGACCGTACGGCCGCCGTGTACCGGCGGTTCTTCGAGGAGGCAGGACTCGCGCCGCTGGGTTTGCACCTGTACGTGACCCGCCGCGCGTTCGCGAAGCTGGCCGAGCTGGAGCGCGGAGCCGCCGGGTAGGGTGGACCGGGTGCCCGGCCGCCGCGGCGCGATTCCGCACCGCCCCGGGGATCGAAGCCGCGCCATCGGTCACGCCGCGGTCAATCCTCGCGGCCACGGCGGTTCGGGCCGTTGACGCTGCCGCGGCCCGGCCGATAGCTTTGTCGGCCATGTTCTCCCTCGCCCGCCGCCTGAGCGCCTCCCTTGCGCTGTTCGCGCTGGCCCTGTGCTTCCCGCAGGGCAGCCTGATGCTGTGCGCGAGCGAGGGCGGGCACCTGGCGCTCGAAGCGACCTGCGAGGCCGGCGACCTGCCGGTGCACGCCGATGCGCACCCGGCCACCACGCAGGAGCACTGCGACGGCGACGGCGGCTGCGGTCCCTGCCAGGACGCGCAGGTCGGCACCGAGCTTTCGGCCGGCCGCGTCCGCGACTTCGGGCAGGCCGCGCACCTGGTGGCCGCTCCGGCTCCGGTGACGTCGGCGTTCGCCTTCACGCCCGCGCCCGCGGGCCAGTCCGCGCGCTCCAGCGCGACGGCATTGCCGCCGGATCCGTTCTCGCGGGTCCAGGCCGGCAACCGCCTGCGCCTCTGATCGTCCTCCGCGGTCCAGTCCGAACCCCGTGACCTGCCGCGGCGCGAGCGCGCCGCTGGCTCCGGCTTCGTTCCGCAGGAGGAGTTCCCGTGTCCGCATCGCCCCTGGCGCGCCCGTGCGCCCGCCCTCGTCCGCCGTTCGCAGCGGCCGCTCTGGCCTGCGCGTTCGCCCTGTGCGCCGCCTCCGTCGCGGCGGGCCAGCCGCCGCGGGTCCTGACGCTCGATGAGGCCGTGAGCGCGGCGCTCGCGCGTCATGCGTCCATCGCCGCCGCACGCCTCGACGTCACCGCCGCCGAAGCGCTGACGCGTGAAGCATCCCGCCGGCCGCCCCTGACATTCTCGGCGCAGGCCGAGAACTTCGGCGGAACGGGAGCCGGGAACTCGCTGGAGACCACCGCCGAGCTCGGCTGGAAGCTCGAGCTCGGCGGCGACCGCGCCGCGCGGCGCGCCGCGGCCATCGCCGGCGGCGATGTCGCCCGGGCGACGCTCGCCGAACGGGCGCGCGGGCTGCGCGCCGAAGTGACCTCGGACTTCGCACGGGCGTGGGCCGCGCAGGAGCGCTGGCTGGCGCTCGCCGAGGCGGCCGCCGATGCGGCCGCCTCCGTGGAAGTCGCCCGCGAGCGCCTGCGCGCGGGAGCCGCTCCGTCGCTCGAGGTGGCTCGGTCCGAGAGCGAGGCGGCGCGGGCCCGGGCCGAGCTGGCCCGCGCCGGCGCGGCGCTCGAGTCGGCGCGGCGTGCGCTGGCAGCGCGCTGGCGGGACGAAGTCCCGGCCTTCGATTCGCTGGCGCTCGCCTCGCCCGAGACGGCCGATACGCCGCCGGCGGACGTGCCGGCGACCCACCCGGTGCTGGCTTCGGCCGAGGCCGCCCAGCGTGCGGCCGAGGCGGACGCGCGCTCGGCGCGCGCCCGCCGCATGCCCGACCTCGACCGTGGTGTCGGCGCGAGGCGCTTCCGGGAGGACGGCGCGACCGGACTGGTCGCGGGGCTTTCGCTGCCCTTTGGCGAGGTGGGCGCGGGCGAGGCCGCCGCGGCCCGCGCGCGCGCCACGCGGGCCGCGCTCGAGCGTGACGCGGCCGCGCGCACGCTGCGCACGGAGGCGGGCAACGCCGCCGCGAACCTGCAGGGAGCGCTCGCGGCCTGGCGCGAGCTCTCGCGCATCGCCGCGCCGCGCGCCGAGGAGGCGCTGGAACTGCTGCGTTCGGGTTACCGCGCGGGAAGGTTCGGCTACGTGGACCTCGCCGAAGCCCGCCGCGCGGCGCTCGAGTCGCGCATCGCCGTCATCGAAGCCGCCGCCGACGTGTGGCGCGCGCACGCGGAACTGGAACGCCTCACCGGTTCGGCGCCGCCGGACGGAGCGATGGAGGACTCACGATGAACGTCCGCACGAGTGTTTCGTCCGATGTCGCGCGGCCGCCCGCCGCACGGGTTCTGGCCGCGGCGCTGCTCATTGGGCTCCTGGTCGTGACCGGCTGTGGTGGCCGCCCGGGCGCCGGAGGTGATGCGCACGAGGCGCCGGCCGCCGGCGGTCACGCGGACGGACCTGCCGGGGAACACACCGACGAGCACGGCCACGACGAACACGGCGCCGAAGGCGTCGTCGAGCTGACCGCCGCCGCGGCGCGCAACGCTCATCTGCGCGTGGCCGCGGCGGGCCCCGCGACCATCGCCACGCTCGTCGAAGCGCCCGGCGAGATCCACCTGAACGCCGAGCGGGTGCTCGAGATCCGGCCGCGTTTTCCCGGCGTCGTGCGCGAGCTGCGCAAGCGCGTCGGCGACGCGGTGCGGGCGGGCGAGGTCGTCGCGGTCGTGCAGAGCAACGAGAGCCTCACCGACTACGAAGTGATCTCTTCCATGACCGGCACGGTGCTCGCCCGCCCGGCGGTGACCGGTTCGGCGGTCAGCCACGAGTCGAGCCTGATGACGCTGGCCGACCTCTCGACCGTGTGGGCCGATTTCGCCATCTATCCGCAGTGGGTGGGCCGCATCCGCGCCGGTCTCGAGGCGACGATCGTCGCGCAGAACCGTCCGGATCTGTCGGCGCGCGGGACCATCCGCTACGTCGGGCCGCTGCTCGAACAGGACACGCGCGTCTCCAGCGCCCGCGTGGTGCTCGACAACCCGCACGGCGCGTGGACGCCCGGACTGTTCGTGACCGCGCGCGTCGCGGTGGACCGTGCGCGCGCCGCGGTCGCCGTGCCCGACGAGGCGCTCGTGCGCATGCCCGACGGACCGGCCGTGTTCGTCGCCGAGGGTCTGCGCTTCGAGGTCCGGCCCGTGACCACCGGCCGCTCGGACGGCAGGCTGACGGAGATCCTCACCGGGCTCGCGGCCGGGGACAGCGTCGTCGTCGCCAACGCGTTTGTGCTGCGCTCCGAGCTCTCCAAGGGCGAGGCTGGCCATGAGCACTGAACCGCGTCCCGAAGCTCCGCTCGCCGGGCACGACACCGCCTCCGGGCCTTCAGCCGGCGCCGACGTTCCGCGCGGCCCGCTCGCGGGCGTGCTGCGTTTCTCGATCCGCCAGCGCTGGCTGGTGGTGCTCGCGACGCTGGCGCTCGCGGCGGTCGGCGCCTACGACCTGAGCCGCGTGCCGATCGACGCGGTGCCCGACATCACCAACGTGCAGGTGCAGATCAACACCGTGGTCGAGGCGCTCTCGCCGGTCGAAGTCGAGAAGCAGGTCACGGTGCCCATCGAGAGCGCCATGGCGGGCATTCCCGATGTCGAGCAGGTGCGCTCGCTGTCGCGCTACGGCCTCTCGCAGGTCACGGTCGTCTTCCGCGACGGCACGAACCTGTATTTCGCGCGCCAGCTCGTGAGCGAACGGCTGCAGCAGGCCCGCGAGGCGCTGGGGCCCGGCCTCGGCGACCCGGTCATGGGCCCGATCGCGACCGGCCTCGGCGAGGTCTTCATGTGGACCGTCGAGGCGAAGCCCGGCGCGCGGCGGCCCGACGGCGGGGCCTGGACGCTGACGGACCTGCGCGAGGTGCAGGACTGGATCGTCAAGCCGCAGCTTCGCGGCGTGCCCGGCATCACCGAGATCAACTCGATCGGCGGTTACCGCCGCCAGTATCACGTCACCCCGGACCCACGCCGACTGCAGGCCTACGGGCTCACCTTTCACGACGTTCTGCTCGCGCTCGAGGCCAACAACCAGAGCGCCGGTGGCGGCACGCTCGCACACCGGGGCGAGCAGTACGTGGTCCGCACCAGCGGCCGGATCCACGACCCCGCCGAGATCGGCGAGATCGTGGTGGCGACGCGCGACGGCGTGCCGCTGCACGTGCACGATCTGGCCGGCGTGGGCGACGGGCAGGAGGTTCGCTCCGGCGCGGCGACCGAGAACGGCGAGGAGGTCGTGCTCGGCACGGCGTTCATGCTGGTCGGGGAGAACAGCCGCACGGTCGCCGAGCGAGTGGCGAAGCGCCTCTCAGAAGTCCAGCGCTCGCTCCCGGAAGGGGTGATCGCCCGGCCCGTCTACTCGCGCACCAAGCTCGTGGACGCGACGCTCGAAACGGTGCGCGCGAATCTGCTGGAGGGCGCCGCGCTGGTCGTCGCGGTGCTGTTCGCGCTGCTCGGCAACTTTCCGGCCGCGATCATCGTCGCGCTCGTCATTCCGCTCTCGATGTTGTTCGCCGCGACCGGCATGGTGCACGGAAAGATCAGCGCCAACCTGCTGAGCCTGGGCGCGATTGATTTCGGCATCATCGTGGACGGCGCCGTCGTCATGGTCGAGAACATGATGCGCCGCTTCGCCGGCCGCCAGCACGAACTGGGCCGCCCTCTCGACGTGCACGAGCGGCTGCACACCGCGTTCGCGGGAGCGTACGAGGTCGCGCGCCCGACGCTGTTCGGCGTCGCCATCATCATGGCGGTGTACCTGCCGATCCTGACGCTGTCGGGCATCGAGGGGCGCATGTTCCGGCCCATGGCGCTGGTCGTGCTGCTCGCCCTGGCAGGCTCGCTGTTGTTCGCGTTCACGGTCGTGCCCGCGCTGGTCGCGCTGCTCCTGCGCGGACGGGTGGCCGAGTCCGAGGGGCCGCTCGCCGGCCCGCTGCTGCGTGCCTATCGCCCCGCGCTCGACTGGGCGCTCGCGCGGAGGCGCATCGTCGTACTCGCAGTTCTGGCGTTCGTCGCGGGGACCGCGTTCGTCGCCACACGGCTCGGCACCGAGTTCGTGCCCACGCTGGACGAGCGCGACATGACCATCCAGGCGCTGCGCATTCCGAGCACGAGCCTCGCCCAGTCGGTGGCGATGGACCACGACCTCGAACGGACGCTGCGCGGATTCCCCGAGGTGGCCAACGTGTTCTCCCGCCTCGGCACCGACGAAGTGGCCA
Coding sequences:
- a CDS encoding class I SAM-dependent methyltransferase — encoded protein: MTPRGPSRVRERRSARRGRPAPAGRRAEPGAESGDKRYDQRYFDRWYRRSKLGVGAREFVARKVRLAVAAAEYVLARPIRTVLDVGCGEGAWRPILARMRPGIEYTGFDSSDYAIRRFGRRRNLHRGSLGEMGFVGLRGQYDLVVCADVLHYVRSPELRAGLAALAPHVGGVAFIEAFTNSDQIEGDRAELQDRTAAVYRRFFEEAGLAPLGLHLYVTRRAFAKLAELERGAAG
- a CDS encoding TolC family protein; translation: MSASPLARPCARPRPPFAAAALACAFALCAASVAAGQPPRVLTLDEAVSAALARHASIAAARLDVTAAEALTREASRRPPLTFSAQAENFGGTGAGNSLETTAELGWKLELGGDRAARRAAAIAGGDVARATLAERARGLRAEVTSDFARAWAAQERWLALAEAAADAAASVEVARERLRAGAAPSLEVARSESEAARARAELARAGAALESARRALAARWRDEVPAFDSLALASPETADTPPADVPATHPVLASAEAAQRAAEADARSARARRMPDLDRGVGARRFREDGATGLVAGLSLPFGEVGAGEAAAARARATRAALERDAAARTLRTEAGNAAANLQGALAAWRELSRIAAPRAEEALELLRSGYRAGRFGYVDLAEARRAALESRIAVIEAAADVWRAHAELERLTGSAPPDGAMEDSR
- a CDS encoding efflux RND transporter periplasmic adaptor subunit, which gives rise to MNVRTSVSSDVARPPAARVLAAALLIGLLVVTGCGGRPGAGGDAHEAPAAGGHADGPAGEHTDEHGHDEHGAEGVVELTAAAARNAHLRVAAAGPATIATLVEAPGEIHLNAERVLEIRPRFPGVVRELRKRVGDAVRAGEVVAVVQSNESLTDYEVISSMTGTVLARPAVTGSAVSHESSLMTLADLSTVWADFAIYPQWVGRIRAGLEATIVAQNRPDLSARGTIRYVGPLLEQDTRVSSARVVLDNPHGAWTPGLFVTARVAVDRARAAVAVPDEALVRMPDGPAVFVAEGLRFEVRPVTTGRSDGRLTEILTGLAAGDSVVVANAFVLRSELSKGEAGHEH
- a CDS encoding CusA/CzcA family heavy metal efflux RND transporter — its product is MSTEPRPEAPLAGHDTASGPSAGADVPRGPLAGVLRFSIRQRWLVVLATLALAAVGAYDLSRVPIDAVPDITNVQVQINTVVEALSPVEVEKQVTVPIESAMAGIPDVEQVRSLSRYGLSQVTVVFRDGTNLYFARQLVSERLQQAREALGPGLGDPVMGPIATGLGEVFMWTVEAKPGARRPDGGAWTLTDLREVQDWIVKPQLRGVPGITEINSIGGYRRQYHVTPDPRRLQAYGLTFHDVLLALEANNQSAGGGTLAHRGEQYVVRTSGRIHDPAEIGEIVVATRDGVPLHVHDLAGVGDGQEVRSGAATENGEEVVLGTAFMLVGENSRTVAERVAKRLSEVQRSLPEGVIARPVYSRTKLVDATLETVRANLLEGAALVVAVLFALLGNFPAAIIVALVIPLSMLFAATGMVHGKISANLLSLGAIDFGIIVDGAVVMVENMMRRFAGRQHELGRPLDVHERLHTAFAGAYEVARPTLFGVAIIMAVYLPILTLSGIEGRMFRPMALVVLLALAGSLLFAFTVVPALVALLLRGRVAESEGPLAGPLLRAYRPALDWALARRRIVVLAVLAFVAGTAFVATRLGTEFVPTLDERDMTIQALRIPSTSLAQSVAMDHDLERTLRGFPEVANVFSRLGTDEVASDPMPPNISDMFVILKDRRDWPDPRKPRAKLVEQMESALAEHPGQAYEFTQPIEMRFNELVAGVRGDVAIKVFGDDLDGMRESAERIAAVLRSIRGAADVRVEQVSGLPTLDVDIDRATAARYGLNVADIQGVVRTALAGTEAGEVLVGDRRFPIVVRLPEHVRQDPRALADLPVPVEARPRRLLPTALPAAHEDARTEFVPLGAVAAVRLTEGPNQVSREDGKRRVVVQCNVRGRDLGSFVAEAQERVAREVRLAPGDWLGWGGEFENILSARARLAVAVPLSLLLIFLLLFAALGSPKDALLVFSGVPLAVSGGVLALAARGLPFSITASVGFIALSGVAVLNGLVMLSFVRKLREQGLTVGEALRGGCTARLRPVLMTALVASLGFVPMALATGTGAEVQRPLATVVIGGILSSTLLTLLVLPVLYRLVHRDVEPPAEP